In one window of Streptomyces roseofulvus DNA:
- a CDS encoding Zn-dependent alcohol dehydrogenase, with amino-acid sequence MTIEFDAAVFRTPNEPLTIERVTIPSTPPPGEVLVRLRASGVCHSDLHVLLGEWEVPTPMILGHEGAGIVESVGEGVTTLKKGDHVVLSWTPSCRRCRYCISGRPVLCDMVRQHSANHLSFDGRPRITSADGGDVLSFAGLGTFGEYALVPESGAIAVRDDAPFPQAALVGCAVTTGVGAAVNTADVRPSDIVLVLGCGGVGLNAIQGARLAGARRIIAADISDEKLEQARVFGATDLINNGREDFADRVRQLTDGRGVEIAIEAIGLPRTIEAAYEVLARGGTAVVAGQVADGLKVSIDPFVMSDQELSLIGSNYGSSKPASDFPLLIDHYMNDRIDLDSLVTSVIGLQDVNEAFDQMKRGIGIRSVITY; translated from the coding sequence ATGACGATCGAGTTCGACGCCGCCGTCTTCAGGACGCCGAACGAACCACTGACCATCGAGCGGGTGACGATCCCCTCGACGCCTCCGCCCGGCGAGGTGCTCGTGCGACTCCGGGCGAGCGGGGTGTGCCACAGCGACCTCCACGTCCTCCTGGGCGAATGGGAGGTTCCTACGCCGATGATCCTCGGCCATGAGGGAGCCGGGATCGTCGAGAGCGTCGGCGAGGGCGTCACGACGCTCAAGAAGGGCGACCACGTCGTGCTGTCCTGGACGCCCTCGTGTCGCCGCTGCCGCTACTGCATCAGCGGCAGGCCCGTCCTCTGCGACATGGTCAGACAGCACTCGGCGAACCACCTGTCGTTCGACGGCCGGCCCCGGATCACGTCCGCCGACGGGGGCGACGTGCTCAGCTTCGCGGGCCTCGGAACGTTCGGCGAGTACGCCCTCGTGCCCGAGTCGGGTGCGATCGCCGTCCGGGACGACGCCCCGTTCCCGCAGGCGGCTCTGGTCGGATGCGCCGTCACGACCGGTGTCGGCGCGGCCGTCAACACCGCCGACGTGCGGCCGAGCGACATCGTACTGGTCCTCGGCTGCGGCGGCGTCGGCCTGAACGCGATCCAGGGGGCCCGGCTCGCCGGCGCGCGGAGGATCATCGCCGCGGACATCTCCGACGAGAAGCTGGAGCAGGCGCGCGTCTTCGGTGCGACCGACCTGATCAACAACGGCCGCGAGGACTTCGCGGACCGGGTGCGACAGCTCACCGACGGACGCGGTGTGGAGATCGCCATCGAGGCCATCGGGCTGCCCCGCACCATCGAGGCGGCCTACGAGGTCCTGGCCCGGGGCGGCACGGCGGTGGTCGCCGGGCAGGTGGCGGACGGCCTGAAGGTCTCCATCGACCCCTTCGTCATGTCCGATCAGGAGCTCTCGCTCATCGGCTCGAACTACGGCTCCAGCAAGCCCGCTTCCGACTTCCCGCTGCTGATCGACCACTACATGAACGACCGCATCGATCTCGACTCCCTGGTGACGAGCGTGATCGGTCTGCAGGACGTCAACGAGGCGTTCGACCAGATGAAGCGCGGCATCGGCATCCGCTCGGTGATCACGTACTGA